The sequence CGGTTAGATCAAAAGATCTCACTGGAATTTGATAGTGGCAGTGAACAGGCAGTAAGCCTTCGGGAGCTTAAAAGTGGTTATTGGAAAGTTAAGCTTGCCTGGGAAAAGGACGGCAAAGCCTTTTATGAAGAGCAGAAAATTAACCTTTAATGATCTGGACAGGACTGATATTGGGATTTTTGGGGTCATTTCATTGCCTTGGCATGTGTGGCCCCATAGCGCTTGCAGTTTCAGCAGCGGATTCCAAGCGTTATTGGTGGCGTAAGCTTTGGTATAACCTCGGGAGGACGGTGACGTATGGGCTGCTAGGCCTTCTCGTGGGCATTGTCGGCAAAGGGCTGCAATTGGCCGGAATCCAGCAATGGGTGTCCATTGGCTTAGGGGTTTTGATCATCATTTTTGCCATGCTGTATAAGCGAAGTGAACGGGCGTTGGCAGGTGGCGGACTGTATGGTATGGTGGCCAAGGTTAAATCTTCATTGGGCTTTTGGTTAAAAAGAGGAGGTACTTATGCCTTTTTCATGACAGGGCTGGTCAATGGCCTTTTGCCGTGTGGAATGGTCTATATCGCTTTACTGGCTTCTATGGCGCTGTCAAATCCCTGGCAGGGTGGAATGTATATGGTGGCTTTTGGATTGGGGACGGTGCCGTTGTTGTTCCTGTTGATGTTAGGAAGTACCCTGTTTTCTCCTTTGTGGCGGCAGCGGATTTATGGATTGATGCCCTATTTTGCGGTGTTGATTGGAGTACTTTTTATCATTAGGGGAATGGGATTGGGAATCCATTTTTTGAGCCCTTCTTTAGGGAATTTTGAGATTACGGCCGGGGCAAGCGATATGACCATTTGTAAGTGACCTTACTTGCCTTTGGGGTAATGATGCTTTTGCTAATGCTCCTCTAGTCTAACGAATACCATTGGGGGAACTGTTGTTTAAGGAGATTTTACTTTTTATTTACTGGCCAAACATAATGTTGATTTTTCGAATTACTGATAAAATATTTTTACGATTTATCTACCGTTTACATGTTAATAAGCATTTCAAGAAAGGAGAAGATGATCCCATACAGGCTGGGACAGCATTTTTTTGTAAATTAATTAATAGCACACGCAACCTGTCCTGAAAAACCCTTGTATAGGCTAGCGCAACCTTTTTTGGAATCGTGGATCTAGAACCGGCTAAATCGCTCATCGATGGACTTTGTAAAAATGATCCAAAGTCCCAAGAATTGCTTTATAAGCAGTTTTACAGTTATGGTATGAGTGTCTGTCTTCGGTATACCAGTAGTCGGGAAGAGGCTGTGGAGGTGCTGAACGACAGTTTTATGAAGGTGTTTACCCATATTCAGCAGTATGACAAAAGCTTGGTGTTCAGAAGTTGGTTTAGAAGAATTCTGATCAATACGGCCATCAATCATTATAAGAAGGACCGTCATCACGTGACAACCAAGGAGCTGGAACAGTCCATTCATGTAAAGGGCACCCAAGAGGATGTGATGGCCAAGCTCCATTATCAAGAGATGATTGCTGTGGTGCAAACACTTTCTCCTGTTTACCGGACGGTCTTCAACCTTTATGTGATCGAAGGGTACAGCCATGAGGAAATCGGAGAGCAGTTGGGCATATCGGTAGGGGCTTCCAAGTCCAACCTGTCCAGGGCAAGGGCGAATTTAAGGGAATTACTAACAAGAAATCATGAAAAAGGACTGGCAAAATATGAGTGATAAGGAGCTGGATGATTTCTTCAAAGAGCAATCTGAACAGCCCGATATTCCCTTTGTTGAAGAGGATTGGGAGAAAATGAAGCAGAAAATTGGAACTTCTGGCTCAAATGGAACCACTTCTGCTTGGCACAAGAGACATTGGAAGTGGTGGGGACCATTAGTGGTGTTGTTGCTGGTCGGCGGATGGATCGCTTGGAGCCATGTGGATGAGGGGATGGATACTGTTGGGACAGCGATAACGTCTGCAAATCAAAAAGAGATCGCTCGGAATGACGACCAAACTGCTTTAGCCAATGGAGACAGGCAATCTAATACACCCCATAAATCCGTAAATACTAATAGCGGAGAAGCGAACGGTCAAATGGAGTATCCAAGGGAATATCCCAATAACCAAAGGACTGGTGGATCAGCAGGAAGCCATTCAGGAAAAGGCACAGGGAATAAGGTTTTGCATCAGGCCGTGAATGGCACGGTTAAGAGAGCCCCCCATTTCTTTGTAGCTGAACGTGGGGAGATACCAAAGGAGATTGTCCAGCCTTCCCCAAACGAGGAAGCGACAAGGGAAAGTGGACAAGGGAAGGGCGATAAGCAGCCGGCAGCCTTTAGAAATGACCAGCGGTGGAGCGTAGCAGGGCTGCTTTCTCCTGATATCAGTGCCCTGAAGTGGAAAGACCTCCAAGGAGTAGGAACCAGTGTAGGTATAAATTTGGAATATTTTATTCATCCAAAATGGAGTGTAAATCTGGGGTTCTTATACGCATTTAAAACATATCAAGGAGAAGAAGATTACAGCGCTTTTGGAAGCTATTACCAGGGGAAGGTAGCCTTAGAAGGAAACTGCTTTGTGTTTGATGTGGCCACTGATGTGCGGTATTATGCTTTTAATCGTGATTTGGATAGATGGTATGTGAGCGCCGGATTATCCTCATATATGATGTTAAGAGAAAAATATGACCTCGAATACGATGCAGGAAACGGTTATCCAGAGCATAAGGAGCTGGATTTCAAGAATAAAAACAGTCACCCTTTCAGTGTGATAAATCTCAGCATCGGGTACGAGCGGGACTTGTCCGAGAAGCTTTCACTTCAGGTAGCACCCTATTATAAAGTACCTTGGAGGGGAGTAGGGGAAGGTGAAGTCAACCTAAAAAGTGCCGGAGTTTTGATCGGTTTAAAATATAACTGGTGATCATTCCGAAAAAGTAAATAAACCACAAACCATTCGTAGCATATCGGGACGAATTTCCTGTAAAAAAATGGAAGCAGGATCTTCGGTGGAATACTATTGTCCTATTCAAACGAATTTTTACCAAAACAAAATAGAAGATGAACAAGCTAAAATTAATGATTATTGGGGTTTTATTGGCTGCAGGCGTATCGTGCAGCAGTGAAAATGAAGACGACATCCAGCCAAAACCTTCTGCAGAGCGTTGCGAGGATAATACGGCTACACTCTCTGGAGATGTACAAGCGATTATTACCAATAATTGTGCCGTGCCGGGATGTCATGTGAGTGGTACGGGCAGGGTTGATTTTACCGTTAAGCAGAACATTATCCAATCTGCTTCTACGATCAGTTCTTATACGGAAAGCGGATTCATGCCGCCGTCTGGCTCAGGGAGAAGTCTTACGCAAAGCCAAAAGGATGATATTTTCTGTTGGGTATCTGCTGGTGCCCAAGACAATTAAAAATTAGGAGGTGATGATGAGAATGTTTGTGATGATCATATTGGTGTGGTCAGGTGTAATGACCGCTGAGGCCCAAACCTACCGCACCGAAAAGTGTAAAGTGAGCTTCTTTTCCAGTGCGCCATTGGAGGATATCAAGGCAGAGAATAAAGAGGCTATAGGTGTGTTCAATGCAGGTACGGGAGATTTTGCTTTTGTCGTCCAGATCAAGGGGTTCCAGTTTGCCAAGTCTCTCATGCAAGAGCACTTCAATGAAAACTTCATGGAATCGGATCAATATCCAAGGGGAACTTTTGAAGGCAAAATCGAAGGTTATGACCTCACCAAAGTCGGCCAGCAGCAGGTAACGGCCAGTGGAACGATGAATATCCATGGCGTAGCGCAGCCGATGGATGTCAAGGGTGAATTGACAGCTTCTGGAGAAAAGGTGACCATGAAAGCGGTGTTTCCGGTAAAGCTGGAGGATCATGACATAGACATTCCCAAGATTCTTTTCCAGAAGATTGCTGAGGAGGTAGAGGTGACGGTTTATTTTGAATTTAAAGAAGATTAAATGATGTGTTTTTCTTTTCGATTTGGAGTAGTTTTAGGATACCTGGTGCTATTGGCAGGATGTGCTTATGGGCAAGAAAGCCTGTTGGATCAACTGGAAAAGGAGGTTGAGCCGATTTCGGACCTTACGTACGGAACTTTTAAAGGAACGCGCCTTATCAATGGCCACACAGTAGAAACACGTGGAGCAGGTAACCTGGACTTTATCATTAGCCACCGCTTTGGGAGGGTGAATTCTGGAGGATACAACTTCTTCGGCCTTGATGATGCCAATGTCCGACTGGGCCTGGAATATTCCTTTACGGATGACCTTACGGTTGGGATCGGAAGGAATTCGTTTCAGAAAGTATATGATGGCTTTTTAAAATATAAGCTGCTGAAGCAGCAAAGCGGTAGGAAACAGCTTCCAGTGACGATGACTTGGTATTCGAACATGGCGGTCAATACCTTCAAGAGGCCTGAATTACCAATGACCTTTGAGCGGAGATTAGCTTACGCCAATCAGTTGTTAATTGCCCGTAAGTTTTCTGAGGGACTCTCTCTACAACTGATGCCAAGCTATGTTCACCAAAATTTGGCACCAACGGCCATGGACAAGAATGACCTCTTTGCCCTGGGAATTGGCGGAAGACTAAAGCTTACGCCAAGGACTTCCTTGAACATGGAATATTATTACCGCTTGAATCCATATGATGGAGATGGTTTTTATAATGCGTTGGCGATTGGCTTTGATATTGAGACGGGAGGACACGTCTTCCAGCTCCAGCTGACCAATGCCCAGTCCATGACCGAGACCGGCTTTATCCCTGCCACTACCGGGGATTTCTGGAACGGGGATATCCATTTTGGCTTCAATATTTCCAGGTCTTTTCAGCTAAAGGACAATGGAAAAGGAAAGAAGTGGTAGGAAGTAGTAAGTGAAGTAGCAAGACAAAAGTAGCCAGTAGCAAGTATCAAGTATCAAGTAGCAAGATGCGAGTAGTAGTGAGCAGGCGAGAAAATCCTTAAACGGGTAGTATTAATATAGAATGGTTGTCCTAAAAGATAGGGCAACCATTTCCATTTCAATGCAAAATAGCCTCTAAGTAGGAATCCACATTTTCTGCGGTGATGACCTCGAGCGGGAAAAGCTCTTTTTCCGGGGACCGCTTTTTGAAAAGCAGGTGGTTGGCTAGATGGTAGATGCCACGGAAGACCTGTCTGCTGGGATTTTGGTGAATCAAAAAGTCGATTTTCCCCGATTTCAGCAGGACGATATTCTCTTTGAGCAGGTCATACCCTACTACACTTATGTGACCTAAACCATTTTTTTCCAACACATCAACAGTCAACGTGGCTCCGGATGATGTTGGGATATATAGTCCTTTAATGTTTTCCTTTTTGATGGCACCGATCAATTTATCCTCAAAGGTATTCATGTCTTCTCCTTCAATAATGACACTACTTACCGTTTGGGATTGGGGGAGTTTACGAAAGTATTCTCTAAATCCACGTTCCTTTTCACGGAAGTGAACGGAGTGTTGGACATTTTCCCGGATATGTAGGATGGCTTGATTTCCCGTTTGGTTTTTGGAAACCAAGTGGAGCAGGGAAGCCCCCAGGATGCCACTCTGATAGGCGTCTTGGCCTATAAAGGACAGTGGCTTGACTTCAGGAATCATGGTATTGAACTGGACATAAGGAATCTTCTGTTGGTCGAGTTGCTCAAAAAACGCCAAGGCTTCATTTAAGAAAATAGGGGCACATACCACTGCATCGGGCGGGTTTTCCATTAGCTCCTTGGCGGCATATTGAAAAGACTGTGCGCTTTCCAATTCGAAAAAATAAGGCTGTAAATCCATATGGTAAGGCCTCCATTCCTGCTTTGCCGTGTCCAATCCCGTCATGGTGAGCTTCCAGTAAGGGTCTTGCCCGGGATCCGGAACCAGCAGGGCTATGCTGTATACTTTATTTGAGCCAAGGGTTTTTGCCAGCAGATTGGGGGTGTAATTGATTTCATCGAGCACCTTTTCCACCTTTTCACGGGCGGTATCCGAGACTTTTCCTCTTTTGTGGATTACCCTGTCCACGGTGCCTACTGAAACACCCGATAGTTTGGCAATGTCTTTTATCCGTATCATCTTTTTATTCATAGGGTCATTCATGTTGGGGTATTGTTAGGAATTATGCTTCATGGTAGTATGGGCAATGGAGTAGTCGTTTTTAAATATAAATACTAGTCTTCAATTTGCCTGTATTTTTAGATTGATAACGTTTCCGTAAACTAAATTATAATTAATCATTTGTTTAATCCTTTTGTTTCTGATTTTATAAAGAAAAGGAATAATTAGGTCATTTATACTAATTTAAAACCTTGTCTTGGTTGTGTGTGTTTCCGCAAACAAATAAAGTGTGTGCGGAAACATTTTCAAAATTATTTTTGAAAAGAACATTATAATTTCTACTTTGGTCTGGTGAAAAAATCAAAAAAGTCAAGGAAGTTGTTTTAAATAATTGTTTTATCGAAAGATGATTTCCTAGGTTTTATTGATGTTAGCAACACAAAATTGTCAAACGGATTGCAAACAGGTAATCAGTGCGGGAAGTACTGATTTTGATCTCTGTCCCATGGAGGAGGGGAGTAAGAAACTAAAAAACACAAAGCAAATCACTTT comes from Echinicola vietnamensis DSM 17526 and encodes:
- a CDS encoding sulfite exporter TauE/SafE family protein codes for the protein MIWTGLILGFLGSFHCLGMCGPIALAVSAADSKRYWWRKLWYNLGRTVTYGLLGLLVGIVGKGLQLAGIQQWVSIGLGVLIIIFAMLYKRSERALAGGGLYGMVAKVKSSLGFWLKRGGTYAFFMTGLVNGLLPCGMVYIALLASMALSNPWQGGMYMVAFGLGTVPLLFLLMLGSTLFSPLWRQRIYGLMPYFAVLIGVLFIIRGMGLGIHFLSPSLGNFEITAGASDMTICK
- a CDS encoding RNA polymerase sigma factor, with protein sequence MDLEPAKSLIDGLCKNDPKSQELLYKQFYSYGMSVCLRYTSSREEAVEVLNDSFMKVFTHIQQYDKSLVFRSWFRRILINTAINHYKKDRHHVTTKELEQSIHVKGTQEDVMAKLHYQEMIAVVQTLSPVYRTVFNLYVIEGYSHEEIGEQLGISVGASKSNLSRARANLRELLTRNHEKGLAKYE
- a CDS encoding YceI family protein, which produces MMRMFVMIILVWSGVMTAEAQTYRTEKCKVSFFSSAPLEDIKAENKEAIGVFNAGTGDFAFVVQIKGFQFAKSLMQEHFNENFMESDQYPRGTFEGKIEGYDLTKVGQQQVTASGTMNIHGVAQPMDVKGELTASGEKVTMKAVFPVKLEDHDIDIPKILFQKIAEEVEVTVYFEFKED
- a CDS encoding DUF5777 family beta-barrel protein, which gives rise to MMCFSFRFGVVLGYLVLLAGCAYGQESLLDQLEKEVEPISDLTYGTFKGTRLINGHTVETRGAGNLDFIISHRFGRVNSGGYNFFGLDDANVRLGLEYSFTDDLTVGIGRNSFQKVYDGFLKYKLLKQQSGRKQLPVTMTWYSNMAVNTFKRPELPMTFERRLAYANQLLIARKFSEGLSLQLMPSYVHQNLAPTAMDKNDLFALGIGGRLKLTPRTSLNMEYYYRLNPYDGDGFYNALAIGFDIETGGHVFQLQLTNAQSMTETGFIPATTGDFWNGDIHFGFNISRSFQLKDNGKGKKW
- a CDS encoding LacI family DNA-binding transcriptional regulator, producing MIRIKDIAKLSGVSVGTVDRVIHKRGKVSDTAREKVEKVLDEINYTPNLLAKTLGSNKVYSIALLVPDPGQDPYWKLTMTGLDTAKQEWRPYHMDLQPYFFELESAQSFQYAAKELMENPPDAVVCAPIFLNEALAFFEQLDQQKIPYVQFNTMIPEVKPLSFIGQDAYQSGILGASLLHLVSKNQTGNQAILHIRENVQHSVHFREKERGFREYFRKLPQSQTVSSVIIEGEDMNTFEDKLIGAIKKENIKGLYIPTSSGATLTVDVLEKNGLGHISVVGYDLLKENIVLLKSGKIDFLIHQNPSRQVFRGIYHLANHLLFKKRSPEKELFPLEVITAENVDSYLEAILH